Part of the Burkholderia humptydooensis genome, GAGTTCTGGCCGCGGCCCGCGAAGCTGAAGCCGTTCACCGTGAACGCGGATTCGACGATGTCCTTTTCCTGCTTGAGCAGGTAGTCGGAAATGTTCGCGAGCGTGCGCGCGGTCGTCTCCTGCGTCGAGCCCGACGGCGTCTGGACGATCACGAACATCAGGCCCTGGTCCTCGTCGGGCAGGAACGACTTCGGCAGGCGCACGAACAGCAGGCCGACCGCGACGATCACCGCGAGATAGATGATGAGCCAGCGGCCCGAGCGCTTGATCACGTGGTGGACGCCGACGTGGTACTTGTCGCGGCTCGAGTTGAAGGTCCGGTTGAACCAGCCGAAGAAGCCCTTCTTCTCCTCGTGATGCCCTTGCGGAATCGGCTTGAGGATCGTCGCGCACAGCGCCGGCGTCAGAATCAACGCGACGAGCACGGAGAGCACCATCGCCGACACGATCGTCAGCGAGAACTGACGATAGATCGCGCCGACCGAGCCGCCGGAGAACGCCACCGGCACGAACACCGCCGACAGCACGAGCGCGACGCCGACGAGCGCGCCCGTGATCTGGCCCATCGCCTTGCGCGTCGCTTCCTTCGGCGGCAGGCCCTCTTCCGCCATCACCCGCTCGACGTTCTCGACCACGACGATCGCGTCGTCGACGAGCAGACCGATCGCGAGCACGAGACCGAACATCGACAGCACGTTGATCGAGAAGCCGACCATCGACATGATCGCGAACGTGCCGAGCAGCACGACGGGCACCGCGATCGTCGGGATGATCGTCGCCCGCAGGTTCTGCAGGAACAGATACATCACGAGGAACACGAGGACGATACCCTCGAGCAGCGTCTTCACCACTTCCTCGATCGACAGGCGCACGAACGGCGTCGTGTCGTAGGGGTACTTGACGACGAGGCCGTGCGGGAAGTACGTCGACATCTCGTCGATCTTCGCGCGCACCGCCTTCGCGGTCGCGAGCGCGTTCGCGTTGGTCGCGAGCTGGATGCCGAGCGCCGCGGTCGGCTGGCCGTTGTACTTCGTGTCGAAGTTGTACGTCTCGCCGCCGAGGCCGATCTGCGCGACGTCCTTCAGCCGCACCTGCGAGCCGTCCTGGTTCACCTTCAGCAGGATGTTGCCGAACTGCTCGGGCGTCTGCAGCAGCGTCGCCTCGGTGATCGTCGCCTGCAGCACGGTGCCCGGCACGGCCGGCGTGCCGCCCAGTTGGCCGCCCGCGATCTGCACGTTCTGCGCGGAGATCGCGGTCGTCACGTCGACCGGCGTGAGCCCGTAGTTCGTGAGCTTCGTCGGGTCGAGCCAGATCCGCATCGCGTACTGCGAGCCGAACAGCGTGACGGTGCCGACGCCGTTGATCCGGCTGATCGGGTCCTTCACGTGCGACGCGACGTAGTTCGCGAGGTCGTACTTGTTCATGCTGCCGTCTTCGGAGTTGAAGGCGAGCACGAGCAGGAAGCTGCTGCTCGACTTCGTCACCGACAGGCCGAGCTGCTGCACCACCTGCGGCAGGATCGGCGTCGCGAGCGACAGCTTGTTCTGCACCTGGACCTGCGCGATGTCCGGGTTCGTACCCGGCGCGAACGTGATCGTGATCGTCGCGTTGCCCGAATCGTCACTCGTCGACGACATGTACAGGAAGTTGTCGAGACCGCTCATCTGCTGCTCGATCACCTGCGTGACGGTGTCCTCGACGGTTTTCGCCGAAGCGCCCGGATAGTTCGCGGTGATCTGGATCGACGGCGGCGCGATCGTCGGATACTGGGCGATCGGCAGCGTGAAGATCGCCGCGACGCCAGCCAGCATCAGGATGATGGCGATCACCCACGCGAAGATCGGGCGATCGATAAAAAACTTTGCCATGAAGCAGGCCCCCTGTTATTGCGCGCTCGACGCGGCGGCGGCGCTCGACGGCGCGGCGCCCGACGCGGCCTGGGCAGGCGATGTGCCCGCAGGCGCGGCGCCCGGCGCGCCGGCCGCCGCGGCCGGCAGTTGCGCCTCGGCGGCCTTCACGCTCATCCCCGGGCGCACCTTGTCGATGCCCTGCACGATCACGCGGTCGCCCGCCTGCAGGCCGCCTTCGACGACCCAGTTCTGGCCCTGCGTGCCGCTCGTGGTGAGCACGCGCGGCGCGACCTTGCCCTTGCCGTCGACGATCATCGCGATCGCCTGGCCCTTCGGATCGTGCGAGACGCCGATCTGCGGGACGAGGAACGCGTTGTCGTTGACGCCCTCTTCGATGCGCGCGCGCACGAACATGCCCGGCAGCAGCACGCGCTGCTTGTTCGGGAAGATCGCGCGAATCGTGACCGAGCCCGTCGTCTGGTCGACGGTGACGTCGCTGAACTGCAGCTTGCCCGGCTCCGAGTACGGCTTGCCGTCCTCGAGGATCAGCGTGACCTTCGCCGCGCCCGGGCCTTCCGTCTTGATGCGCCCGCTCTGGATGTCCTGGCGCAGCTTCAGGCCGTCGAGGCTCGACTGCGTGAGGTCGACGTAGACCGGATCGAGCTGCTGGACGGTCGACATCAGCGTCGCCTGGCTCGCCTGCACGTACGCGCCCGGCGTGACCTGCGAGATGCCGACGCGGCCCGTGATCGGCGAGACCACGTCCGTATAGCCGAGGTTGATCTGCGCGGTCTCGACCGCGGCCCTGCCGGCGCCGACGTCGGCGGCCGCCTGCCCTTGCGCGGCGACCGCGTCGTCGTACTGCTGCTTGCTGACCGCGTTCGCGGCGACGAGCACCTTGTAGCGCGCGACGAGCGCGTTCTGCGTCGCGAGGTTCGCCTGCGCCTTCGCGAGCGTCGCCTTCGCGCTGTTCAGTTGCGCGACGTACGGCGCGGGATCGATCTTGTAGAGACGCTGGCCGGCCTTGACGTCGCTGCCTTCCGTGAACTCACGCCGCAACACGATGCCGTCGACCCGCGCGCGCACCTGCGCGACCAGATACGCGCTCGTGCGGCCCGGCAGTTCGGAGACGACCGGCACGGCTTGCGGCTGGACGGTGACCACGCCGACTTCGAGCGTTTGAGGGGGCGGAGCCGATTCTTTTTTTCCGCACGCGGCCAGGAAAACGGCAGCCGTCGCGACAGTGATTAAGCGGTATGGAACCCGTTCGACGCGCATGGAGCGACCTCGTTTGTAACTAGATGAAATAAGTGCCGGCCTCGGGGACACAACACGAACGCGCCTTGCGGCGCGGATCGGACAACTGGATTGCTTGACTGCGAATACAACAGCGGCACGCGACTGCCGTGCCGGGATGCCGCCGCGCGCAGCACGCGCGGAACAACAATGAGGAGGGAAATCAGCAGAGACGGATATTAACTGATTGCCTCGAAGGCCATTCGGCCGTAAGCTGGCATTGTATATACATTCACGAATGTATGTAAAAGTCCTTCGTGCGCTGCACAATTTCTTACACATTACCAAGGTTTACAGCGGTGACGCCGAGCGTGCGACCCCGGTGCGGCGCTTATGATGCAACCCTGTTATTCACGCAATGACCTCGATCTTGCACACAATGAGCTGTTGAATGGCCAGACGCACGAAGGAGGAAGCGCTCGCGACGCGCGACCGCATTCTCGACGCCGCCGAGCACGTCTTCTTCGAGAAAGGCGTGTCGCACACGTCGCTCTCCGACATCGCCCAGCACGCGGGCGTCACGCGCGGCGCGATCTATTGGCACTTCGCGAGCAAGAGCGAGCTCTTCGACGCAATGTTCGACCGCGTGCTGCTGCCGATCGACGAACTGAAGGCCGGCACGGGCGAGCCGCACGCGGACCCGCTCGGACGGATTCGCGAGATCCTGATCTGGTGCCTGCTCGGCGCCGCGCGCGATCCGCAGTTGCGGCGCGTGTTCAGCATCCTGTTCATGAAGTGCGAGTACGTCGCGGACATGGGGCCGCTCCTGCAGCGCAACCGCGAAGGGATGCGCGACGCGCTGCGCAACATCGAGGCGGATCTCGCGCAGGGCGTAGCGAACGGCCAGTTGCCGGCCGATCTCGACACGTGGCGCGCGACGCTGATGCTGCATACGCTCGTCAGCGGCTTCGTGCGCGACATGCTGATGCTGCCGGGCGAGATCGACGCGGAGCGGCATGCGGAAAAGCTCGTCGACGGCTGCTTCGACATGCTGCGCACGAGCCCCGCGATGCGCAAGGACGATTGAGCGCGGAGCGACGAAGGGGCCGCGCGCGCAGAGCCCGCGCGTTCGCGGCAATCAGGCGGGAACGGATGCGAGGAAAAAGGCGGACGCGCGCCGTTCGGGGCGGCGCAGCGGCGGGAGTCGCGCGGCTCAGCCGCCGTTGAACCAGCGCGCCGCGTACAGCAGCAGCGCGACGAAAAAGATCATCGCGGCCCACGCCCAGAGCGGCACCGGGTTCGATTCGCGATGATGCAGCGCGCTCGCCGCGCGCCCCGTCAGCGCGCCGCCCAGGTGCTGCGCGTGCGCGCGGCGCGCGATGCCGGCGGCGAACGCCGCGGGCCGCAGGAACACGTGCTGCCGCTGCGGCGCGCCATCGCGCACGCGGTTCGGCGCGAGCCCGTGCTTCGCCTGCACGACCGCGCAGAATTCGGTGAAGAAATCGTCGGCAAGCTCATGCAGCGCGTTCCGGATCTGACGCCCCGGCAGCTCGGCGAGCGGGCCGGAGGCCGTCGCCCACACCGCGTATTCGATCCGCGTCGCCGGTGCGCCGCGGCTTGCGCCCCGCTCGTCGTCGGCGGGCGCGAGCACGACGTCGATCTGGCCGCGCAGCGCGCCGATGCCGTCCGCTCGGGCCCGGAAGTTCAGTGTGCGCCTCGTGTGCTCGGGCTCGTCGCGGCGCTCGCTGACGACGTGCGCGCGCACGTCGTAGCGCGCACGCAGCGGACCGAGCGGCACCGTCAGCGCGAGCGCGTATTCACCGCG contains:
- a CDS encoding CoxG family protein; this translates as MELNDALYIPLAPSVVWDALQDLALVRASLDHCESFSRLARGEYALALTVPLGPLRARYDVRAHVVSERRDEPEHTRRTLNFRARADGIGALRGQIDVVLAPADDERGASRGAPATRIEYAVWATASGPLAELPGRQIRNALHELADDFFTEFCAVVQAKHGLAPNRVRDGAPQRQHVFLRPAAFAAGIARRAHAQHLGGALTGRAASALHHRESNPVPLWAWAAMIFFVALLLYAARWFNGG
- the bpeA gene encoding efflux RND transporter periplasmic adaptor BpeA — its product is MRVERVPYRLITVATAAVFLAACGKKESAPPPQTLEVGVVTVQPQAVPVVSELPGRTSAYLVAQVRARVDGIVLRREFTEGSDVKAGQRLYKIDPAPYVAQLNSAKATLAKAQANLATQNALVARYKVLVAANAVSKQQYDDAVAAQGQAAADVGAGRAAVETAQINLGYTDVVSPITGRVGISQVTPGAYVQASQATLMSTVQQLDPVYVDLTQSSLDGLKLRQDIQSGRIKTEGPGAAKVTLILEDGKPYSEPGKLQFSDVTVDQTTGSVTIRAIFPNKQRVLLPGMFVRARIEEGVNDNAFLVPQIGVSHDPKGQAIAMIVDGKGKVAPRVLTTSGTQGQNWVVEGGLQAGDRVIVQGIDKVRPGMSVKAAEAQLPAAAAGAPGAAPAGTSPAQAASGAAPSSAAAASSAQ
- the bpeB gene encoding efflux RND transporter permease BpeB, producing MAKFFIDRPIFAWVIAIILMLAGVAAIFTLPIAQYPTIAPPSIQITANYPGASAKTVEDTVTQVIEQQMSGLDNFLYMSSTSDDSGNATITITFAPGTNPDIAQVQVQNKLSLATPILPQVVQQLGLSVTKSSSSFLLVLAFNSEDGSMNKYDLANYVASHVKDPISRINGVGTVTLFGSQYAMRIWLDPTKLTNYGLTPVDVTTAISAQNVQIAGGQLGGTPAVPGTVLQATITEATLLQTPEQFGNILLKVNQDGSQVRLKDVAQIGLGGETYNFDTKYNGQPTAALGIQLATNANALATAKAVRAKIDEMSTYFPHGLVVKYPYDTTPFVRLSIEEVVKTLLEGIVLVFLVMYLFLQNLRATIIPTIAVPVVLLGTFAIMSMVGFSINVLSMFGLVLAIGLLVDDAIVVVENVERVMAEEGLPPKEATRKAMGQITGALVGVALVLSAVFVPVAFSGGSVGAIYRQFSLTIVSAMVLSVLVALILTPALCATILKPIPQGHHEEKKGFFGWFNRTFNSSRDKYHVGVHHVIKRSGRWLIIYLAVIVAVGLLFVRLPKSFLPDEDQGLMFVIVQTPSGSTQETTARTLANISDYLLKQEKDIVESAFTVNGFSFAGRGQNSGLVFVKLKDYSQRQSANQKVQALIGRMFGRYAGYKDALVIPFNPPSIPELGTAAGFDFELTDSAGLGHDALMAARNQLLGMAAKDPTLQGVRPNGLNDTPQYKVDIDREKANALGVTADAIDQTFSIAWASKYVNNFLDTDGRIKKVYVQSDAPFRMTPEDMNIWYVRNGSGGMVPFSAFATGHWTYGSPKLERYNGISAMEIQGQAAPGKSTGQAMTAMEALAKKLPTGIGYSWTGLSFQEIQSGSQAPILYAISILVVFLCLAALYESWSIPFSVIMVVPLGVIGALLAATLRGLENDVFFQVGLLTTVGLSAKNAILIVEFARELQRTEKMGPIEAALEAARLRLRPILMTSLAFILGVLPLAISNGAGSASQHAIGTGVIGGMITATFLAIFMIPMFFVKVRAVFSGEKEDVDEALRLAHEHMHRDEKPEHGDDAGKKD
- the bpeR gene encoding TetR family transcriptional regulator BpeR, with translation MARRTKEEALATRDRILDAAEHVFFEKGVSHTSLSDIAQHAGVTRGAIYWHFASKSELFDAMFDRVLLPIDELKAGTGEPHADPLGRIREILIWCLLGAARDPQLRRVFSILFMKCEYVADMGPLLQRNREGMRDALRNIEADLAQGVANGQLPADLDTWRATLMLHTLVSGFVRDMLMLPGEIDAERHAEKLVDGCFDMLRTSPAMRKDD